The following coding sequences lie in one Methanothermobacter sp. MT-2 genomic window:
- a CDS encoding predicted sugar kinase has translation MRPIDMMVTDLNAEYLGVPRLSLMENAGKAIAQEISKLIDRGHITIFAGTGGNGGDGFVAARHLLNMGFEVEVILLAHPSRIKSKEAKRNWEVLEKMKISPAPLKVRIISDSSQLKALDSTVIVDAILGTGIRGKLREPIRSAIKIINDSKALKVAVDIPSGVAPETGEIEDIAVEADYTVTFHKIKDGLRMADPTFTGEIIVSDIGIPSICEIFTGPGDLLRLPQRKGSSHKGENGKILIIGGSAEYAGAPALAGLAAFKAGADLVTIICPESAMIPIKSYSPDLIVKGLPGDHINPKMLNKITEMLKRVDCILIGCGGGLEPETGDAFNLIVREIMGMEKPIVIDADGLKLIKKDTIKDYPNIILTPHEGEFRKFFSLKSPIIFEDFKEKVTAYHSISNNINGVVLLKGPIDMIFHREKMRLNNTGTPAMTVGGTGDCLAGITASLWAQGLSAMDAAALAAFINGRAGEIAEKKQGYGFTASEMIDFIPEAMSIPSTSSDIT, from the coding sequence ATGAGGCCCATTGACATGATGGTAACTGATTTAAATGCGGAATATCTTGGGGTTCCTCGACTTTCACTCATGGAAAATGCTGGAAAAGCGATCGCCCAGGAGATAAGTAAACTCATAGATAGGGGACATATAACAATCTTTGCAGGTACTGGGGGTAACGGGGGAGACGGTTTCGTGGCTGCCCGACACCTCCTAAATATGGGCTTTGAAGTAGAGGTTATATTGTTAGCCCATCCTTCAAGGATAAAATCAAAGGAAGCTAAGAGAAACTGGGAAGTCCTCGAGAAAATGAAAATCTCTCCAGCGCCCTTGAAGGTTAGGATAATCAGTGACTCATCCCAGCTTAAAGCTCTGGATTCAACTGTAATAGTTGATGCTATTCTAGGTACTGGTATAAGAGGAAAGTTAAGGGAACCTATAAGATCTGCCATAAAAATCATAAATGATTCAAAGGCTCTTAAAGTAGCAGTTGACATTCCAAGTGGTGTTGCGCCTGAAACAGGTGAAATAGAGGATATTGCAGTTGAAGCAGATTATACAGTAACATTCCATAAAATAAAAGATGGTCTCAGAATGGCTGATCCAACATTCACAGGAGAGATAATAGTCTCTGATATAGGAATACCATCCATATGTGAAATATTCACAGGGCCAGGTGATCTTCTCAGACTACCCCAAAGGAAAGGTTCAAGTCACAAGGGAGAAAACGGGAAAATCTTAATAATTGGGGGAAGCGCTGAATATGCTGGTGCTCCGGCCCTTGCAGGTCTAGCCGCCTTTAAAGCCGGGGCCGATCTTGTGACAATAATATGCCCAGAATCTGCTATGATCCCAATCAAATCATATTCACCTGACTTGATTGTTAAGGGACTTCCAGGCGATCACATCAACCCAAAAATGCTAAACAAGATAACTGAAATGTTAAAAAGGGTTGATTGCATCCTAATAGGCTGCGGAGGAGGCCTAGAACCCGAAACAGGAGATGCCTTCAATCTTATTGTCCGAGAGATTATGGGAATGGAAAAACCCATAGTTATAGATGCTGATGGATTAAAACTAATAAAAAAGGACACCATCAAAGATTATCCTAATATTATTTTAACGCCACATGAAGGAGAATTCAGAAAATTCTTCTCCCTAAAATCTCCAATAATATTCGAAGACTTTAAAGAAAAGGTCACAGCCTATCATTCAATATCAAATAACATAAATGGGGTTGTACTCCTAAAAGGGCCCATTGACATGATATTCCATAGGGAAAAAATGCGCTTAAACAATACAGGAACCCCTGCAATGACAGTGGGAGGTACTGGAGATTGTCTGGCGGGTATAACAGCATCATTATGGGCTCAGGGACTATCAGCGATGGATGCAGCCGCACTAGCAGCATTCATAAATGGTAGAGCAGGTGAAATAGCCGAAAAAAAACAAGGGTATGGTTTCACAGCCTCAGAGATGATAGATTTCATCCCAGAAGCCATGTCTATTCCCTCCACATCTTCTGATATAACCTAG
- a CDS encoding transporter protein — MPQKPKISRWESAIEYIQTVPPSIFYYAILALIILLVYGVVGSVYIMGLDFYNAIYFTVITLATVGYGDIVPYTVSQKIFSVTLALGGVGLIAYVFSIGVAVVAMTLEETISGAKIRRIMKSMQNHFILCGFGRVGTATFKELKKRKQKVIIIEKDRDLVEKELWEDPNILAIPGNATDEELLKDAGIKRARGVIVTTGDDVDNLFITLTSRELNPDIWIVTRASKRENIKRLYRAGANRVISPEISGGEDIYFAAMEPTMVKITVKHEVGDIERETDIIIRNGCTIEDIEYHLPEFKRPLIRKVGVSERKQLERFLKSLEEDVHRRNSLERIYESVSGIHSHWISGPDKKSIDKVVKELEEEGLLLGVNLSEDEIKKVARKHGRLVEVVIKPEMTIVENHDVEDIKREAEIIIENGCTLEDIEYYLPGFREPLRRDIGVDNMEDVERFIEALEKNHSRYEALDRLYTLSGGGVHSHRVSGPDTKNLERVENELKRSGFLIGVNLSQKEIKEIIQRSGRIARILVKHDVGAPDDKKIIVKNGGRILDSTHYLPGVRQTVTRKLNIKNSEDLKRCEKELENPDARRSLTALYKISRNIHSHTIAAPDVKIIKKIESKLKAKGLLLGVNLSDDEIWDIIEKEMVEKFCID; from the coding sequence ATGCCACAAAAACCCAAAATTTCGAGATGGGAATCCGCTATTGAATATATACAGACCGTGCCACCATCCATATTCTATTATGCGATATTAGCACTCATAATATTACTAGTATATGGTGTTGTAGGTTCTGTTTATATCATGGGCCTTGATTTTTATAATGCCATCTATTTCACTGTGATAACATTAGCAACTGTAGGTTATGGGGATATTGTACCATATACCGTCAGTCAAAAAATTTTCAGTGTGACACTTGCACTTGGTGGTGTGGGTCTTATAGCATATGTCTTTAGTATCGGTGTGGCGGTGGTTGCCATGACATTAGAGGAAACTATCTCGGGTGCAAAGATCCGTAGGATAATGAAATCCATGCAAAACCATTTTATACTCTGCGGTTTTGGCCGGGTCGGAACAGCCACGTTTAAAGAACTTAAAAAGAGGAAACAAAAGGTTATAATAATCGAAAAAGACAGGGATCTTGTTGAAAAAGAGTTATGGGAGGATCCTAATATCCTAGCAATCCCAGGGAATGCTACAGATGAGGAGCTGCTAAAAGATGCGGGGATCAAAAGGGCAAGGGGTGTAATCGTAACAACCGGCGATGATGTGGATAACCTATTCATAACACTCACCTCAAGGGAACTAAACCCTGATATATGGATAGTTACAAGGGCCAGTAAAAGAGAAAATATAAAAAGATTATACAGGGCTGGTGCCAACCGTGTCATATCCCCAGAGATAAGTGGAGGGGAAGACATTTATTTCGCGGCAATGGAACCTACAATGGTGAAGATAACAGTAAAACATGAAGTAGGGGACATAGAAAGGGAAACAGATATTATAATAAGGAATGGTTGCACCATCGAGGACATAGAATACCATCTCCCAGAATTTAAAAGACCCCTTATACGTAAAGTTGGAGTTTCAGAGAGAAAACAATTGGAAAGGTTCCTTAAAAGCCTTGAAGAGGATGTTCATCGTCGAAATTCCCTTGAAAGAATCTATGAGTCAGTAAGCGGCATACACTCACATTGGATCTCAGGGCCTGACAAAAAAAGTATAGATAAAGTAGTGAAGGAATTAGAAGAAGAAGGGTTGCTATTAGGGGTGAACCTTTCAGAAGATGAAATAAAGAAAGTGGCGCGTAAACACGGCCGTCTCGTAGAAGTTGTAATAAAACCAGAGATGACAATAGTAGAGAACCATGACGTTGAAGACATAAAAAGAGAGGCTGAGATCATAATAGAGAATGGTTGCACCCTCGAAGACATAGAATACTATCTGCCAGGATTCAGGGAACCTCTAAGACGAGATATTGGCGTGGATAACATGGAGGATGTTGAAAGGTTCATTGAAGCGTTGGAAAAGAACCATTCAAGGTATGAAGCCCTTGATAGGCTTTACACCCTATCAGGTGGGGGTGTGCACAGCCATCGTGTATCAGGACCCGACACCAAAAACCTTGAAAGGGTTGAAAATGAACTTAAAAGGAGCGGATTCCTCATAGGTGTTAATCTCAGTCAAAAGGAGATAAAGGAGATAATCCAAAGGTCAGGTAGAATTGCCCGGATCCTTGTAAAACATGATGTTGGAGCCCCTGATGACAAAAAGATAATAGTAAAAAATGGTGGCAGGATACTTGATTCAACACATTATCTGCCTGGTGTAAGACAGACTGTAACAAGGAAACTAAATATTAAGAATTCTGAGGATCTTAAAAGGTGTGAAAAGGAACTTGAAAATCCAGATGCTAGAAGATCCCTCACTGCACTGTATAAGATATCCCGGAATATACATTCACATACCATAGCAGCGCCCGATGTGAAGATAATCAAAAAAATAGAATCCAAACTAAAAGCTAAGGGTCTGCTTTTAGGTGTGAATCTCTCAGATGATGAGATATGGGATATAATAGAAAAAGAAATGGTTGAAAAATTTTGTATAGACTAG
- a CDS encoding formylmethanofuran-tetrahydromethanopterin formyltransferase: MEINGVEIEDTFAEAFDIKVSRVLVTAATKKLAKIAATEATGYGTSVIGCSAEAGVDSYVPPAESPDGRPGYTIMICNPTKKGLDHELLERIGMGILTAPTTAVFDALEGSDEKLNVGFKLKFFGDGYEKDLEIAGRKVHSIPIMSGDFLIESELGIKDGVAGGNFFILGDSQGSALLAAQVAVDAISAVEGVITPFPGGVVASGSKVGSNKYKFLDASTNEKMCVTLKDEVEDSQIPADINGVYEIVIDGVDEEAVKEAMREGIKAACKVPGIKRISAGNYGGKLGAYQVKLQELF; this comes from the coding sequence ATGGAGATAAATGGAGTTGAAATAGAAGACACATTCGCAGAAGCCTTCGATATTAAAGTTTCAAGGGTTCTTGTCACAGCAGCAACCAAGAAACTCGCAAAGATAGCTGCTACAGAAGCAACAGGTTATGGAACATCTGTCATAGGATGTTCTGCCGAGGCTGGTGTGGACTCCTATGTACCACCAGCAGAGTCACCTGATGGAAGACCAGGATACACTATAATGATCTGCAATCCCACAAAAAAAGGCCTAGACCATGAACTACTCGAAAGGATAGGAATGGGTATATTAACAGCCCCAACAACAGCCGTATTTGATGCATTGGAAGGTTCGGATGAAAAATTGAATGTAGGCTTTAAACTGAAATTCTTTGGTGACGGTTATGAGAAAGATCTTGAAATAGCTGGCAGGAAAGTCCATTCAATCCCTATAATGTCCGGCGACTTCTTAATCGAAAGCGAACTCGGGATAAAAGACGGTGTTGCTGGTGGAAACTTTTTCATATTAGGTGACAGTCAAGGATCAGCACTATTAGCAGCGCAGGTGGCAGTTGATGCGATAAGTGCTGTTGAGGGTGTGATAACACCATTCCCTGGTGGAGTAGTTGCTTCAGGATCCAAGGTCGGGTCTAACAAGTATAAATTCCTTGACGCTTCCACAAACGAGAAAATGTGCGTCACATTAAAAGACGAGGTCGAGGACAGCCAGATACCAGCAGACATAAACGGAGTCTATGAGATAGTCATTGATGGTGTCGATGAAGAGGCTGTGAAAGAGGCTATGAGGGAAGGTATAAAAGCTGCTTGCAAAGTACCTGGGATCAAAAGGATCAGCGCAGGAAACTACGGCGGAAAACTTGGAGCCTACCAGGTAAAACTCCAAGAACTATTCTAG
- a CDS encoding predicted phosphodiesterase, with protein MIAIMADSHDNLPVIREAVELLNREKVDMVIHAGDLISPFTAKDFKELKMPFEAIFGNNDGERDGLRVAYSSICNLSDFKALEVDGVSIAMIHGHQEELVDCLATCGKYDVVVRGHSHQPSIEKKKSLIINPGELCGYVSGKRTFALLDLDDLSHELVEL; from the coding sequence ATGATTGCTATAATGGCTGACTCACACGACAACCTCCCAGTTATAAGAGAAGCTGTAGAACTTCTAAACAGGGAAAAGGTTGATATGGTGATCCATGCAGGAGACCTGATATCACCATTCACGGCCAAAGACTTCAAAGAGCTTAAAATGCCATTCGAGGCCATATTCGGGAACAATGACGGTGAAAGGGATGGTTTAAGGGTTGCATATTCGAGTATATGTAATCTGAGCGATTTTAAAGCCTTGGAAGTTGATGGTGTGAGTATAGCGATGATACATGGCCATCAAGAAGAACTGGTTGACTGTCTTGCAACATGTGGAAAATATGATGTGGTTGTAAGGGGTCATAGCCATCAGCCTAGTATAGAAAAAAAGAAATCCCTAATCATAAACCCTGGAGAACTATGCGGTTACGTGTCTGGGAAAAGAACATTCGCACTCCTAGATTTGGATGATCTAAGCCACGAGTTAGTCGAATTATGA
- a CDS encoding deoxyribonuclease/rho motif-related TRAM: MPFIDIGCDELFGDYRKESYSAPVNVGEEYKVKIEDLGRDGDGIARVEGFVIFVPGAKVGDEVKIRISATRRKFAFAELVEE, encoded by the coding sequence ATGCCCTTCATAGACATAGGATGTGATGAATTGTTCGGAGATTATAGGAAAGAGAGTTACTCTGCACCTGTTAATGTTGGTGAAGAGTACAAGGTTAAAATAGAGGACCTAGGCCGGGATGGAGATGGAATCGCCCGCGTCGAAGGTTTTGTGATATTCGTTCCTGGTGCGAAGGTCGGTGACGAAGTTAAAATAAGGATCAGCGCAACCAGGAGAAAATTTGCATTCGCAGAACTAGTAGAAGAATAA
- a CDS encoding predicted potassium uptake protein TrkH: MQGVGLIVLLPIIVALIYNEGHYPSFIIPSLLSMVTGTIIIRILKGYPVSGDMIKLKHGMMVASLGWLWATFIGALILMLYLNIDFVNAAFENMSGWTTTGLSIFSDVESLPKSILFLRSLEQWVGGLGVIIIFIGVLIKPGTAASRLYKSEARDERIKPSIVNTVKTMWWIYLTYTIMGIALYCVSGMPLFDAINHTFAALSTGGFSTKNLNIGYYQNNIIYIISMLLMILGGTNFIVHYQLLKGNIKNALKDVQLQTTIAFLILFSILVLFLGRLATMEGIFHVVSALSTTGFSINPLDAMIAWPAYVKLILTVCMIIGMAAGSTGGGVKLLRIITMIKGVYWEIIRILAPEGSVIPRRISDKSIGDLEIKEAGSYLNLYFIFIFISWSILLLYGYEPLNSLFEVASAQSNVGLSLGITSFTLPAIPKIALIFNMWIGRLEIIPILVLIRGIIEVFKR; this comes from the coding sequence ATGCAAGGCGTTGGCTTAATCGTATTATTACCTATAATAGTCGCACTCATATACAACGAGGGACATTATCCTAGTTTTATCATTCCCTCACTATTATCCATGGTCACTGGAACAATAATTATAAGAATACTTAAGGGCTATCCTGTCAGTGGAGACATGATAAAGTTAAAACATGGGATGATGGTCGCATCCCTTGGATGGCTCTGGGCAACCTTTATAGGTGCACTAATTTTAATGTTGTATCTTAACATTGATTTTGTAAACGCCGCCTTTGAGAACATGTCAGGTTGGACGACCACAGGACTTAGCATATTTTCAGACGTGGAATCACTCCCCAAATCAATACTATTTCTAAGAAGCTTAGAACAGTGGGTCGGCGGATTGGGAGTGATTATAATATTCATTGGCGTGCTTATAAAACCCGGTACTGCTGCTTCGAGACTTTACAAGTCAGAAGCTCGAGACGAGAGGATCAAGCCAAGTATAGTGAACACCGTTAAGACAATGTGGTGGATATACCTAACCTACACCATCATGGGCATAGCCTTATATTGTGTCAGTGGAATGCCCTTATTCGATGCTATAAACCATACATTCGCCGCCCTTTCCACCGGCGGATTCTCAACCAAAAACCTCAATATCGGCTACTACCAAAACAATATAATATATATCATCTCAATGCTCCTAATGATACTCGGAGGTACAAACTTTATAGTCCACTATCAGCTCTTAAAAGGGAACATAAAAAACGCTCTAAAAGACGTGCAACTTCAAACCACCATAGCCTTCCTAATACTCTTCTCAATCCTAGTACTATTCCTTGGAAGATTAGCAACCATGGAAGGCATCTTCCATGTAGTATCGGCTCTAAGCACCACAGGATTCAGTATCAACCCACTCGACGCAATGATAGCATGGCCAGCATATGTAAAACTAATACTAACAGTATGTATGATAATAGGTATGGCCGCTGGTTCCACAGGAGGAGGTGTTAAACTACTAAGAATAATAACCATGATCAAGGGCGTCTACTGGGAGATAATAAGGATACTCGCACCTGAAGGTTCAGTCATCCCCAGGAGAATATCAGACAAGAGCATAGGGGATCTTGAGATAAAAGAAGCCGGATCCTACCTAAACCTATATTTCATCTTTATATTTATAAGCTGGTCAATCCTACTATTATATGGATATGAACCATTAAACTCCCTATTCGAAGTTGCCTCTGCACAGAGTAATGTGGGCCTCAGCCTAGGTATAACATCATTTACACTCCCAGCCATCCCAAAAATAGCCTTAATCTTTAATATGTGGATCGGCAGATTAGAAATCATACCCATACTTGTCCTGATCAGAGGAATAATAGAAGTCTTTAAAAGATAA
- a CDS encoding potassium uptake protein TrkA, whose translation MYVVIMGGGRVGLTLASFLISDGHDVTLIENDESLCADAAVELDALVICGNGTDTKTLEEANIKDADVFVAATGNDEANLLSCILAREYHVPKIIARVSNPDHEDAFHKVGIDYVISPERTAAGYLEKLITRPKVADLIVLGHGDAEILDMTVKNHEVVGKRIGEISPTEEYIIIAIHTNGEIKIPQPDMTLKENTKISVLVKMDAVKKVTNLFTG comes from the coding sequence ATGTATGTTGTCATAATGGGTGGTGGAAGGGTAGGATTAACCCTTGCAAGCTTTCTAATATCAGATGGACATGATGTAACGCTCATAGAAAATGATGAATCGCTATGCGCTGATGCAGCCGTCGAACTCGACGCCCTCGTAATCTGTGGTAACGGTACAGACACAAAAACCCTTGAAGAGGCTAACATCAAAGATGCTGATGTTTTTGTCGCTGCAACAGGAAATGATGAGGCCAACCTTTTAAGTTGCATACTCGCCAGGGAATATCATGTCCCCAAGATCATAGCAAGGGTGAGTAACCCAGACCATGAGGACGCATTCCATAAGGTTGGCATAGACTATGTTATAAGCCCTGAGAGGACCGCGGCAGGATACCTTGAAAAGCTTATAACAAGGCCTAAGGTGGCTGATCTTATAGTTCTTGGCCATGGGGATGCTGAGATCCTTGATATGACTGTGAAAAACCATGAAGTAGTGGGTAAAAGGATAGGGGAGATATCACCAACTGAGGAATATATAATAATTGCGATTCACACCAATGGCGAGATAAAGATACCCCAACCAGACATGACCCTAAAGGAGAATACTAAGATATCTGTTCTTGTGAAAATGGATGCTGTTAAGAAGGTTACTAATCTTTTCACAGGCTAA
- a CDS encoding putative metallo-beta-lactamase — translation MIERIKDIIFIEGSFYDSNSYIIGDVIIDTGTGINKDNLLGALNALNISPDDIKLVINTHCHFDHTGGDKLFPNADIGIHKKDAPPLEEGDDIATAAYLFGASIKPIKVDLKLKEGDSIGDFEIIHTPGHTQGSICLYDGETLISGDTIFAYGGFGRVDMGGSIKDMEQSIKKLLKLDIKYLLPGHGPWTEDGNRHVKLAYDLLF, via the coding sequence TTGATTGAGAGAATAAAAGATATTATTTTCATTGAGGGTTCATTTTATGATTCCAACAGTTACATCATCGGTGATGTTATAATCGACACAGGAACAGGAATCAATAAAGATAATCTGTTAGGAGCTTTAAACGCGCTTAATATCAGCCCAGATGATATAAAACTAGTTATAAACACGCACTGCCATTTCGATCATACAGGGGGTGACAAACTGTTCCCAAATGCTGATATAGGGATACATAAAAAAGATGCACCCCCACTCGAGGAAGGTGATGATATAGCCACAGCAGCATACCTCTTCGGAGCCTCTATCAAACCAATAAAAGTAGACTTGAAACTTAAGGAAGGAGACAGTATAGGAGACTTTGAAATCATACATACGCCTGGTCACACTCAAGGCAGCATATGCCTCTATGATGGGGAAACACTCATATCGGGGGATACTATTTTTGCATATGGTGGTTTTGGCAGGGTTGACATGGGCGGAAGCATCAAAGACATGGAACAGTCCATCAAAAAACTCTTAAAATTAGATATCAAGTATCTGCTCCCAGGACACGGCCCCTGGACCGAAGATGGTAACAGACACGTGAAACTAGCATATGACCTGTTATTTTAG
- a CDS encoding predicted archaeal holliday junction resolvase — translation MVRKGYKEEVDLVKIFWDNGFAAIRAPASGGATKKPLPDVIAGNGERYLAIEVKTTSKDRIYIDSKKIEGLLKFSKIFGAKPYIGVKFKYKKWFFLPVDDLEITVQKNYKIDLELALRKGLDIYELIGKEKQIKFK, via the coding sequence ATGGTGAGAAAAGGTTATAAAGAGGAGGTAGATCTTGTTAAGATATTTTGGGATAATGGTTTCGCCGCTATAAGAGCACCTGCTTCTGGGGGGGCGACTAAAAAACCATTACCTGATGTGATAGCGGGTAACGGGGAGAGATATTTGGCGATAGAAGTTAAAACAACATCCAAGGACAGGATTTATATCGACTCTAAGAAGATAGAAGGTCTATTAAAATTCTCAAAGATATTCGGCGCCAAACCATATATTGGAGTTAAATTCAAATATAAAAAATGGTTTTTCCTACCAGTAGATGATCTTGAAATAACAGTACAAAAAAATTATAAGATAGATCTTGAACTTGCACTCAGGAAAGGATTAGACATCTATGAGCTCATTGGTAAGGAAAAGCAAATCAAATTCAAGTAA
- a CDS encoding radical SAM domain-containing protein: protein MDVIKYLEDQRILRLLEKANKTTLREHGDVISLERAIFLSWWCERGDCAFCYMSTQKPLIKDPRKARRNVNAILAEAEICKRIGWNIEFLSGGYGSYTTGEIKSIAKSIKDITGSPTWLNIGITKDLEEYGDEIEGITGAIETANPQLQKRLCPSKPQKEIIEMLELAGELGFKKAITIILGVGETIKDLKHLFKLIKHLKLDKIIFYSLNPHKGTIFENSPQPPSLYYAGIVAATRIKFPKIKIITGTWIDNLANIGPLILSGANGLTKFPLFKMFGTKHGKRVEEEVKWTGRKLKGTFTDTKKLIKGESKEKLNPFIKRYIDMCLKK, encoded by the coding sequence ATGGATGTTATCAAATACCTAGAGGATCAGAGAATACTCAGATTACTTGAAAAAGCCAACAAAACCACACTAAGAGAACATGGGGATGTTATAAGCCTTGAAAGGGCCATATTCTTGTCTTGGTGGTGTGAAAGAGGGGACTGCGCATTCTGTTATATGAGCACCCAAAAACCCCTAATAAAAGATCCGAGAAAGGCCCGGAGAAACGTCAATGCAATACTCGCTGAAGCAGAAATATGCAAACGTATAGGATGGAACATCGAATTCCTCTCAGGAGGCTATGGATCATACACCACAGGGGAGATAAAATCCATTGCAAAATCCATAAAAGACATAACAGGCTCCCCAACCTGGCTCAACATAGGCATAACAAAAGACCTAGAAGAATATGGAGACGAAATCGAAGGAATAACAGGGGCCATCGAAACCGCCAATCCACAACTACAAAAGAGGTTATGCCCCAGCAAACCCCAAAAAGAAATAATCGAAATGTTGGAATTGGCAGGAGAACTAGGATTTAAAAAAGCCATCACCATAATACTTGGCGTTGGAGAAACAATCAAAGACCTAAAACACCTTTTCAAACTCATCAAACATTTAAAACTGGACAAGATAATATTCTATTCCCTCAACCCCCACAAAGGCACAATATTTGAGAACAGTCCACAGCCACCATCACTATATTATGCAGGGATCGTGGCTGCCACAAGAATAAAATTCCCAAAAATCAAAATCATCACAGGTACTTGGATCGATAACCTAGCCAATATAGGACCCTTAATACTCTCAGGAGCCAATGGACTTACCAAATTCCCATTATTCAAAATGTTCGGGACAAAACACGGTAAAAGAGTTGAAGAGGAAGTGAAATGGACTGGAAGAAAACTTAAAGGCACCTTCACAGACACCAAAAAACTCATTAAAGGAGAATCCAAAGAAAAATTAAATCCCTTCATAAAAAGATATATTGATATGTGTCTAAAAAAATAA
- a CDS encoding aspartyl/glutamyl-tRNA(Asn/Gln) amidotransferase, subunit B, with product MKCGLEIHVQLETNSKLFCECPTNYQEVPPNENICPVCLNQPGAKPYPPNEKAIEGALKIALMLDCKISPETTYFLRKHYNYPDLPSGYQRTSVPIGYEGELNKVRIREVHLEEDPGQYKPDLGVVDFNRSGIPLIEIVTEPDIRSPEEARNFLRELIRVLEYSACARGEGTMRADVNISLEGGKRVEIKNINSIKGAYKALKFEMIRQKNLLKRGVKVRQETRAFLESQMITVPMRLKEEAEDYRYIPDPDLPPMKFHEKTIKKIKSTIPEPPHIKVKRFMKEYKLEEEHARVLTSELELADAFEEVAKEIDPEFAALWMRDELKRVLYYNKISFKESKITPKNIIELLKMIKDKEITVKAGQRIIEKMPHTIKTPREIAEELGLIGIIDESDIIKAVEKAIEENPQAVKDYHEGKEAAINFLVGQVMRLTRGKADPTRTLELIKERI from the coding sequence ATGAAATGTGGCCTTGAAATCCATGTTCAACTCGAAACAAACTCAAAACTATTCTGTGAATGTCCAACAAATTACCAGGAAGTCCCACCAAACGAAAATATCTGCCCAGTATGCCTAAACCAGCCAGGAGCTAAACCATATCCACCAAATGAAAAAGCCATTGAAGGAGCTCTTAAAATCGCCCTCATGCTAGATTGTAAAATAAGCCCCGAAACAACCTACTTCCTGCGTAAACACTACAACTACCCAGACTTGCCATCAGGCTACCAGCGCACCTCAGTCCCCATAGGCTACGAAGGCGAATTAAACAAAGTCAGAATAAGAGAAGTGCACCTAGAGGAAGACCCAGGCCAATACAAACCAGACCTTGGAGTAGTAGACTTCAACCGTTCAGGCATACCCCTCATCGAAATAGTAACAGAACCAGATATAAGATCCCCAGAAGAGGCCAGAAACTTCCTAAGGGAGCTTATAAGAGTCTTGGAGTATAGTGCATGTGCAAGAGGCGAAGGTACAATGAGGGCCGACGTAAACATATCTCTTGAAGGAGGTAAACGAGTTGAAATAAAAAACATAAACTCCATCAAGGGAGCTTACAAGGCCCTGAAATTTGAGATGATAAGGCAAAAAAACCTGCTTAAAAGGGGTGTTAAGGTTCGACAGGAGACAAGAGCGTTCCTAGAATCGCAGATGATCACAGTTCCAATGAGGCTCAAAGAAGAAGCAGAAGATTACCGTTACATACCAGATCCTGATCTCCCACCCATGAAATTCCATGAAAAAACGATAAAAAAAATAAAAAGTACGATCCCAGAACCTCCACATATAAAAGTTAAACGTTTCATGAAAGAATACAAATTGGAGGAGGAACACGCCAGAGTGCTCACATCAGAATTGGAATTAGCAGATGCATTCGAAGAAGTGGCAAAGGAGATAGACCCGGAATTCGCAGCCTTATGGATGAGGGACGAGCTAAAAAGAGTGCTCTACTATAATAAAATAAGCTTCAAAGAAAGTAAAATAACACCAAAAAATATCATAGAATTGCTTAAAATGATAAAAGACAAAGAAATCACAGTAAAAGCCGGGCAAAGGATAATAGAAAAAATGCCCCATACAATAAAAACTCCGCGGGAAATAGCAGAGGAACTTGGACTAATTGGGATAATCGACGAATCGGACATTATAAAAGCGGTTGAAAAGGCCATAGAAGAGAATCCCCAGGCTGTTAAAGATTACCATGAGGGGAAAGAAGCCGCTATCAACTTTCTAGTTGGACAGGTAATGCGGCTCACAAGGGGGAAAGCAGATCCCACAAGAACCCTAGAACTTATAAAAGAGAGAATCTAG